The following are from one region of the Biomphalaria glabrata chromosome 4, xgBioGlab47.1, whole genome shotgun sequence genome:
- the LOC129925689 gene encoding uncharacterized protein LOC129925689, which yields MMNCTLAWHGCGTKTKHEMLCHHIIFFFTTTTATACHVDMLCNLLLDCRSHQWMDKASTERVPQVKKLMSLLKWKKIVKIKRGNTVETYDPELSKRRKSEDHYLASRKQNGEANGSSKMYAERDYKEKSKQQSHSSKSKEQFNETDGSPKLKMKEKRDKSYP from the exons ATGATGAATTGCACACTGGCCTGGCATGGTTGTGGcactaaaacaaaacatgagaTGCTTTGCCACCACATCATCTTCTTCTTTACCACCACAACAGCCACTGCATGTCATGTTGACATGTTGTGCAACTTACTTCTTGATTGTAGGAGTCACCAGTGGATGGACAAAGCAAGCACAGAAAG AGTCCCACAAGTCAAGAAGCTGATGAGTCTTTTGAAATGGAAAAAGATCGTAAAGATAAAAAGAgg GAACACTGTTGAAACCTATGACCCAGAACTttccaaaagaagaaaaagtgaGGATCATTATCTAGCTTCAC GCAAACAAAATGGGGAAGCCAATGGATCCTCCAAAATGTATGCAGAGAGAGATTATAAAGAGAAATCTAAACAACAGAGTCACTCCTCTAAGAGCAAG GAACAGTTTAATGAAACAGATGGATCTCCAAAACTGAAgatgaaagaaaagagagacaaatCATATCCTTGA